From Pan troglodytes isolate AG18354 chromosome 1, NHGRI_mPanTro3-v2.0_pri, whole genome shotgun sequence:
GGCCCTGTGCTCCTCCCCAGAGGCCATGAGTAAGAGGCAGACAGCCGAGGACTATCCAAGGATGGGAGAGCACCAGCCCTTAAAGGTGTTCATAGACGTCTGCCTCAAGGAAACACCCCAAGATGAATGCCTGAGATACCTCTTCCAGTGGGTTTACCAAAGGAGAGTTTTAGTACACCTGTGCTGTAGTAAGTTGGTGAATTATCTAACACCCATTAAATATCTTAGAAAGTCATTGAAAATAGTCCACCTGAATAGTATTCAGGAGCTGGAAATTCACAACATGTCCTGGCTGCATCTGATAAGAAAGCTTCATTGTTACCTGAAGGAGATGAAGAATCTTCACAAACTCATTTTCTCCAGGTGCCATCATTACTCTTCGGACAATGACCTCGAGGAATGGTTACTCACCAAATTCAGCctgtgttcctcaggctggaaCACCTCCAATTGCTTAAAGTAAAATTGATCACCTTCTTCAGTGGGCACCTGGAACAGCTGATCAGGTGAGAAAGGATCGTGCACTTTCTCTGCAGACCACAGCACAGCCTTTTTTTGTTACAGCAAACGCTAGAAGGCATAACTTTTGTGTCAGCCAGTGGTGACATCACAGTGAAGGGGACACCAGAATATCAACACATTGTCCCGTTCAGTGCTCCATGTTCTGGAGTGGCTATCACAGGATCTCTGCAATGAGGGCAGCGGGGTTACCTGGGGTAGAGGCTAGAGAGCTACATCATGTAGAAGCCAGGTAGTGGGGGTTTCAGCTCTACTGGGGGGTGCATATGTGAATTTCTTGTTACAAAGTGTGTTTCAAGTTGATATGATATAAAAGAGGTAATAGAGGAGGGTATGAAAGGAGGGACAGCGCATCAAACCTGTGCATTTCACAGTAGAAACTCTGTCCTCACCAGCTTAGTGATCACAAATGATCCTGTCTCTGATTCCCTGTTTGTAAAAGGTTGTTTTGAACTCCAGGAAAGGTAATTGACATGGGAAATGCATGCTTCCGGGATGGAGGTGAGGGAGTAGGCGTGAGAGTGGTAAAAAGTGACAGTTGGTTTGCAGATGCAGGCATGTCAGGGAGCCCCTGCTGACATGTAGCTCTAGCTGATGACCCTAGACCTTGCTCAGTTGAGTTCTTCGTGCACATCTCCCACCGGGTACCTGTGGCCCAGAGATGAACTTTTCTgctaaaagatgaagaaaagaggctTTAGTGACGTGATTTTGTGGCCTTGAACCAATCAcacaagcaatggtgaaaggattGAGGCTAAACTAGGACTGCCCCTGAATGATCAGAGTCCTCATCACAGAGCAACTTGCATGTGGACCATCATCACATGATGGGAATAAACTTGTGTTTGGGTGAAGCAGACATTTCCCTTTCAGTTATTCCCCACCACCTTCATCTAACTGGTATCACTGCCCAGAACTAACTTCTTGATCTCCACAGGTGCCTCCAGAACCCCTTGGAGAACTTGGAGTTAACTTGTGGCTACCTATTGGAAGAGGACATGAAGTGTCTCTCCCAGTACCCAAGCCTCGGTTACCTAAAGCATCTGAATCTCAGCTACGTGCTGCTGTTCCGCATCAGTCTTGAACCCCTCGGAGCTCTGCTAGAGAAAATTGCTGCCACTCTCAAGACCCTCATCTTGGAGGGCTGTCAGATCCACTACTGCCAACTCAGCGCCATCCTGCCTGGCCTGAGCCGCTGCTCCCAGCTCACCACCTTCTACTTTGGCAGAAATTGCATGTCTACGGATGCCCTGAAGGACCTGCTGCGCCACACCAGTGGGCTGAGCAAGTTAAGCCTGGAGACGTATCCTGCCCCTGAGGAGAGTTTGAATTCCTTGGTTCGTGTCGATTGGGAGATCTTCACCCCACTTCGGGCTGAGCTGATGTGTACACTGAGGGAAGTCAGGCAGCCCAAGAGGATCTTCACTGGTCCCACTCCCTGCCCTTCCTGTGGCTCATCACCGTCTGAGGAACTGGAGCTCCATCTTTGCTGCTAGGGAAGGCGTGCCTAGTGGGGTTGATAAATCCAAACTTCTCTTCCAGGCACTTGGACACTAAAATCTAGTATGTATGTGCAagttatgtttgttttttcttatttccttttttaataaatctaaaattttattaaagcacatttgagacagggtttcgctgtgttgccccagctggtctgaAACTGCTGGGCAcatgggattctcctgccttggcctcctaaagtgctagtaTTACTGGCATGAGTGATTGTGACCAGGCCACATGCAAGTTACAAGAAGCACAGAATTCTTTGCTTCAGGCAGGTGCTCAGTATGAGGGAAAAAAGATAACAGCAGGGGCAAGACTAGAGGAAAATGTTGAGGTGGAGTCAATGAGACCTTACGGGACCCATGTCCTACAGAGTCAGAAAGAGAAGCTAAAGTCCTACAGTGATGAGAATGTTATCCCTGCAGGGACGGTTACCAAGGAATATCAGAAATAACCTCAATGAAAACTTTCTGGTGTCCTCTGTATTTGATTGACTTATTTTAGTGATTTATACATCAGAAATCTCTAGTTATTGAGTTACTGATGGAAAAGTATCAAAGTACTCTGTTGTCTGTGATTGAGACTCAGCTGCAAAACATCTAATTCCCAcccattctttttctttgcttttttaaaaaaaataataataataaaagacaacatcttgctttgtcacccaggctgcagtgcagtggtcccatctgggctcactgcaatcctaTCCTTcggggctccagtgattctcatgcctcagccactctagtagctggaattgcatGCAAGTGCCACCAAGcctgctactttttgtatttttagtagagacgtggtttttccatgttgaccaggctggtcttgagctcctggcttcagtgatctgctgaccttggcctcccaatgtgctgggattatgggtgtgccAATGATCTCCACCCATTCTTTACTTCTCTTCAGTCATCTGTATTTTCCTTACATTTTCGCCTGCAAGGAGCAGCTCAGTCAGGCACAAAGGGACGGGCAGAGAGGGGCCCCGAGGAGAAGATGGGCTTGAGGTggtaggcagagctgggatcaAGCTACAGGGGCCTTTGTTGGGAAGCAGAAATGGCACCTAGTTCAATGACCTGGCCAGCTATggggccactgtgcccaccctgcTAACAGTGCCAAGTTCCTGGGTGTCAAAGGGAGGTTCTGTGCTAATCCTCCTGGGGCTGCATTTCCAAGATCTGCCCCCCACAGGGGTGACCACGGAGACTGACGTCCCTAATTGCTGGGTCTGGGGACCACGGTCCACTCCTGGAGGCACCCCACCTTGGCAGGGTTGTGAGCCAGGTCTGTGCCCCATGTTCCTGGGGCAGACAGCTGTGCCACCCACACCCTCTCATGGCTTAATGAGACCCGCTCCCAGGTCTGGAGCCTCTACAAAGCCTCAAACTCACTCCTCACTGCCTGCTGTTAGCCTGCAATATTCTTAACTAGAGTGCAGTTGGGGCTCATTAAACCAGACCCAGAAGCATTGGGTTTGTTTTTGCAGGGTTGGCCAGAGCTGCTGTGAACCTGCATCGAACCTGTCACCTCTGTggagaaacacagagagaggGCATAACTGAGGCTACGTACACTTTGAACCTGATGGGATCCTGGGACAAGAGGGAGTCCTGGCCCTCCTGAGTTGGCAGAACAGTAGCTCCAAAGGCACAACTGAAGCTGCCCAGGTCGCAGTTCCAACCAAGGTCCCCCAGTGCTCTTGAGGACTCAGGAGGTCTCCCCTTCTCCTGCAGCATGGGGGTGTCTGCTCCCACTGTGTGGTCCGTCCTGGCACCTGCTGTAATTTTGGAGCGGGGTTGGGGTCAAGCATGTATGCTGTGGCAGCCCAGATGAGTGTGTGCATGCTCAGGTTAGTGCTGATGCACCGTCCGCCTGCTGTCTTGAACACTCTGGGCTTTGGGCCCTgatgagcatgggagggaggctgagagggggctGAGGACAGATCAGTGCTGGCCTTTGGATGCTCCTTGATGCAAGTGACCTGGGCGCCAtgggtggtggtgggaggcagACAGACACCTGGATGGGAAGACGAGGGTACCTGGTGAGGCTCTACCTTGTGACCAAGGAGGGCCTGAAGCCCGTGGGCTGGTCCACCAGTGCTATGGACCAGAGTGGGAATATGTGGTGCCTTTTCTGTGCCTGCCAATGGCTACTTATGACCCAAGCAGCACATACTTCCTTCCCCATGATGCCCCAAAAGCCCCAGACTCAGGGAAAACATCAGGATGAACAGTGGCAGAGTGAAACTACCCATTCTTGGGATGATTTTCCTGCAGAGACAAGCAATCCACTCTGGGGCCTTTTCTCTACTGAGAGCTGTGGAGATGATGAGATGACTTTCCTGGAAAGAGCAGCAGACACCACTGTGTACTCCAGGGACAAACATGGAAGCTGCTTTTGCTGTGCCTGGTTCATTTGCAGCCTTGCAAAAATCTGGCACctgtgctggcacctggagctgccttcCCCACTGCTGCGGGAGCCAGTGACTGTCCAAAGTGGCCAGACCCcctgctcactcacacacccctcactgctccAGTCCTGACCCTCCCTTAATAGGCATGTGATCCAGGCCTGAAGCATGAGCCAAGCGTAGTCTACCAGTCTGAGTGGGCAGAACAAACCCAGTGAACCCCATCAAAACTCCGGCAAAGGTGCCCCCAGCCATAGAGGCTTCTGGCCAGAAAAGTCACATCCCAAGGATTTCATAAGAGAAAATTACttaaacacaaagaaagacaataagaaag
This genomic window contains:
- the LOC129143373 gene encoding PRAME family member 1-like, which produces MKGGTAHQTCAFHSRNSVLTSLVITNDPVSDSLFVKGCFELQERCLQNPLENLELTCGYLLEEDMKCLSQYPSLGYLKHLNLSYVLLFRISLEPLGALLEKIAATLKTLILEGCQIHYCQLSAILPGLSRCSQLTTFYFGRNCMSTDALKDLLRHTSGLSKLSLETYPAPEESLNSLVRVDWEIFTPLRAELMCTLREVRQPKRIFTGPTPCPSCGSSPSEELELHLCC